One region of Manis pentadactyla isolate mManPen7 chromosome 9, mManPen7.hap1, whole genome shotgun sequence genomic DNA includes:
- the LOC118909741 gene encoding olfactory receptor 1009-like has protein sequence MALGQNHTTVTRFILLGLTDQADQKQLLFAIFLLIYLVTLVGNLGMMDLIRASSALHTPMYFLLSVLSFLDICNSSVFTPRLLISLITVDQSISFAGCVVQMALMILHGTGECLLLAIMAYDRFVAICHPLLYHTIMSKRLCVQLGVFTYAVGVFISALQTGNAFILPYCGPNIIDHYFCDIPPVLQLACSDTTVANVVLLFISALVTVPTVSVILVSYAYILVTICRMRSREAQRKAFSTCASHLTALFLFYGSVFLVYVQPNPESASAYNKILSVFYTIVIPMLNPLVYSLRNKDVKAAVQVRVLNLSRKGIC, from the coding sequence ATGGCGCTGGGGCAGAATCATACCACAGTGACAAGATTCATCCTGCTGGGCCTCACAGACCAGGCCGACCAAAAACAGCTCCTCTTTGCCATCTTCCTGCTGATCTACCTGGTGACTCTGGTGGGCAACCTGGGCATGATGGACCTGATCCGGGCCAGCTCcgccctccacacccccatgtacttcctcCTGAGTGTGCTGTCCTTCCTTGACATCTGCAATTCCTCCGTGTTCACCCCCAGGCTGCTGATCAGCCTCATCACTGTGGACCAGTCCATCTCCTTTGCAGGCTGTGTGGTCCAGATGGCCCTCATGATCCTCCACGGCACAGGGGAGTGTCTTCTCCTGGCCATCATGGCCTATGACCGAtttgtggccatctgccaccctctcCTCTACCACACCATCATGTCCAAGCGCTTGTGCGTCCAGCTGGGGGTGTTCACCTATGCTGTGGGGGTGTTCATTTCAGCTCTGCAGACAGGGAATGCCTTCATCCTGCCTTACTGTGGCCCCAACATCATTGATCACTACTTCTGTGACATCCCCCCTGTGCTCCAACTGGCCTGCTCAGACACCACGGTAGCCAACGTTGTCCTGCTCTTTATTTCTGCCTTGGTCACCGTTCCCACAGTCTCAGTCATCTTGGTCTCTTATGCCTATATCCTGGTCACAATCTGTAGGATGAGGTCCCGGGAAGCCCAGCGCAAGGCGTTCTCCACCTGTGCCTCCCACCTCACAGCCCTCTTTCTCTTCTACGGATCTGTCTTCCTTGTATATGTCCAACCCAACCCTGAGAGTGCTTCAGCCTATAACAAGATCCTCTCTGTGTTCTACACCATTGTgatccccatgctgaaccccctGGTCTATAGCCTGAGGAATAAAGATGTCAAGGCTGCTGTACAAGTTAGAGTTCTTAACCTAAGCAGAAAAGGAATTTGTTAG